A genomic region of Gossypium hirsutum isolate 1008001.06 chromosome D01, Gossypium_hirsutum_v2.1, whole genome shotgun sequence contains the following coding sequences:
- the LOC107921442 gene encoding uncharacterized protein isoform X2, producing the protein MATRTASSSSPSKPAGRQLGELLQQQQEPFILEIYLSERGSLRNNKSIGCHGNSGKFLRINKKGIPNFPKLLKVVVCNKLFAIKGSKAKNSADTFSTASNTTVYNSCSDTDIDEPPMLKLYNEREKKLQCGCMEDSPQFYMTRQKSLFLSKLIILSASVWNLLVQSKPGLRELAEPDGSNSSPFSISKRVLQPTNKVPLLRSRRELLELDGMDSTKEWNVYEEQKEIGLAIGDAIAEEITTQVVMDMILIYS; encoded by the exons ATGGCGACTAGGACTGCATCATCATCATCTCCATCCAAGCCAGCAGGAAGACAACTTGGGGAACTCCTTCAACAACAACAAGAACCTTTCATCTTAGAGATTTACCTTTCAGAAAGAGGGTCTTTGAGAAACAACAAGTCCATTGGCTGCCATGGAAATTCAGGCAAGTTTTTAAGGATCAACAAGAAGGGTATTCCCAACTTCCCTAAACTACTTAAAGTTGTAGTATGTAACAAGTTGTTTGCAATTAAAGGGTCAAAAGCCAAGAATTCTGCAGATACATTTTCCACCGCTAGCAACACAACAGTGTATAATTCATGCTCAGATACTGACATAGATGAGCCGCCTATGTTGAAACTCTACAATGAAAGGGAAAAGAAG CTTCAGTGCGGTTGCATGGAAGACAGCCCTCAGTTTTACATGACGAGGCAGAAAAGCTTGTTCTTGAGTAAGCTGATAATATTGTCAGCTTCAGTCTGGAATTTACTTGTTCAAAGCAAACCAGGATTAAGAGAGTTAGCAGAGCCTGATGGGTCTAATTCTTCACCATTTTCAATATCGAAAAGGGTTTTGCAGCCAACAAACAAGGTTCCCTTATTAAGGAGCAGAAGGGAATTGTTGGAGTTGGATGGAATGGATTCAACCAAGGAATGGAATGTTTATGAAGAACAGAAGGAGATAGGACTAGCAATTGGAGACGCCATAGCAGAGGAGATCACAACTCAAGTTGTAATGGACATGATATTAATATATAGCTAA
- the LOC107921442 gene encoding uncharacterized protein isoform X1: MATRTASSSSPSKPAGRQLGELLQQQQEPFILEIYLSERGSLRNNKSIGCHGNSGKFLRINKKGIPNFPKLLKVVVCNKLFAIKGSKAKNSADTFSTASNTTVYNSCSDTDIDEPPMLKLYNEREKKDVAHSKLQCGCMEDSPQFYMTRQKSLFLSKLIILSASVWNLLVQSKPGLRELAEPDGSNSSPFSISKRVLQPTNKVPLLRSRRELLELDGMDSTKEWNVYEEQKEIGLAIGDAIAEEITTQVVMDMILIYS; encoded by the exons ATGGCGACTAGGACTGCATCATCATCATCTCCATCCAAGCCAGCAGGAAGACAACTTGGGGAACTCCTTCAACAACAACAAGAACCTTTCATCTTAGAGATTTACCTTTCAGAAAGAGGGTCTTTGAGAAACAACAAGTCCATTGGCTGCCATGGAAATTCAGGCAAGTTTTTAAGGATCAACAAGAAGGGTATTCCCAACTTCCCTAAACTACTTAAAGTTGTAGTATGTAACAAGTTGTTTGCAATTAAAGGGTCAAAAGCCAAGAATTCTGCAGATACATTTTCCACCGCTAGCAACACAACAGTGTATAATTCATGCTCAGATACTGACATAGATGAGCCGCCTATGTTGAAACTCTACAATGAAAGGGAAAAGAAG GATGTGGCACATTCAAAGCTTCAGTGCGGTTGCATGGAAGACAGCCCTCAGTTTTACATGACGAGGCAGAAAAGCTTGTTCTTGAGTAAGCTGATAATATTGTCAGCTTCAGTCTGGAATTTACTTGTTCAAAGCAAACCAGGATTAAGAGAGTTAGCAGAGCCTGATGGGTCTAATTCTTCACCATTTTCAATATCGAAAAGGGTTTTGCAGCCAACAAACAAGGTTCCCTTATTAAGGAGCAGAAGGGAATTGTTGGAGTTGGATGGAATGGATTCAACCAAGGAATGGAATGTTTATGAAGAACAGAAGGAGATAGGACTAGCAATTGGAGACGCCATAGCAGAGGAGATCACAACTCAAGTTGTAATGGACATGATATTAATATATAGCTAA